The Lebetimonas natsushimae genomic sequence CAAGGGCAGGTGAACACGGAAGGGGATTTGCGGTAGTTGCGGATGAAGTCAGGAAATTGGCTGAGAGAAGTCAAAAATCTACAGATGAAATAACAGCAACGATTTCAACTATTAAAAACAATACTGCAAATATGGTTTCAAATATTGAAGAAACAACCAAAGAGGCTTCAACATTGACAGAAAGTTTGGATAAAATTGAAGAAAACTTTGACAAAATAGAAGAAGATTCAATGGAATTAAAAAAAGAAGTTGATATATTTAAAATTAATAACTAACTTCTTTTTTATTTAAACATTCTTTTGAAACCTTAGCAATAAAATTTAATACATCTTTATCTTTTTGATGCCAAATAAAAAAATTATAAGGATATCTTGCCTTAATTTTTTCAAAAACACATTTGCAATAATTATATTTATCTGGTAAAGAAGAACTTTGTTCACAGGCATGTATAAATTTAAACTGATAATCAAAAGGATAATAATAAGAAAAAAGAAAAAGAGGAAAAATTAATATAAGTTTTTTCATAAACTCTTTCTAACTTCTATTGTGGCATCAACCATATTTTTTAAAGACGGTCTAACTTCTTCCCATTTTCTTGTTTTAAGTCCGCAGTCAGGGTTAATCCATACTTTTTCTTTTGGCAATACTTCTAAAATAGCCTTAATTTGTTCAACTATTTCTTCTTTGCTTGGAATTCTTGGGCTGTGAATATCATACACTCCTGGTCCGATTTCACCTTTATACCCTCTTTCTTTAAAGATTTTAAGCAGTGAATTGTCACTTCTTGCATTTTCAATTGAGATAACGTCTGCATCCATATCTTCAATTGCATCCATAATATCACTGAATTCAGAATAACACATATGAGTATGGATTTGAGTTTCTGGTTTTACAGAACTTGTTGTAATTCTAAAAGATGTAATAGCCCAGTCTTCATAATCTTTTCTTTTTTCATTTCTAAGCGGATATCCTTCCCTTAGTGCCGCTTCATCAACCTGGATTACTTTAATTCCTGCAGCTTCAAGCGCTTCAACTTCATCTCTTATTGCAATAGCCATCTGATAAGCTGTAACTCTTTTATCCTGGTCGTCCCTTACAAAAGACCAGTTTAGCATTGTAACAGGACCTGTTAGCATTCCTTTCATAGGTTTTTCTGTTAGGCTTTGAGCGTATGTAATCCATTCAACTGTCATATCTTTAGGTCTAGAAACATCTCCGTAAATTAGAGGCGGTTTTACACATCTGCTTCCGTAACTTTGAACCCATCCGTTTTGTGAAAATGCAACACCGCTTAGCTGTTCACCGAAATATTCAACCATGTCATTTCTTTCAAATTCACCGTGAACCAATACATCAAGTCCGATTTGTTCCTGGAATTCAACACAGTCTTTAATCATTTCTTTAATTTTTGTTTTATATTCTTCTTCACTGATTACACCGTTTTTATAATCGCGTCTAAGTTTTCTAAGTTCCGGTGTTTGAGGGAAGCTTCCTATTGTTGTTGTAGGTAGTATTGGATATTTTAGGTTTTCATGCTGAAGTTTGATTCTCTCTTCAAAAGGCACGCTTCTGTGTTTATCTTTTTCAGTTAAGTTTGATACTCTGTCTTGGACTACAGGGTCATGAATTTTGCTTGAAGTTTTTCTTGTAGCAATTGCTTCTTTGTTTCCTTCAAATACTTCTTTTTCGTATTCACTTAAAGCTTCATCTCTAAACAATTTATCAATAACTCTTATTTCATCAAGTTTTTCAAGTGCGTAGCTTATCCATGATTTGATATCTTCATCCATTTTTGTTTCATATTTTAATGTATATGGCACATGTAACAATGAACAGCTGCTTCCTACTAAGATATTGTTTTTATCATATCCTTCTGCAAGACCTTTAAGGAATGCCACTGATTTTTCAATATCATTTACCCACACATTTCTTCCGTTAACAATTCCGATTCCTACTTTTTTACCAGATTCAATTAAAGTTTTAATAGAATTTTCACTTCCGTGTACGAAATCTAAAAACATTCCTTCAATTGGAGTTGTTGCCAAAACTTCATTTGCTTCGTTTGAATGTTCAAAATAAGTTGCTACAAAATTGCCTTTACCGATTCTCTCATATACTTTTTTTAATATTTCCAAATCTTTTTTTGTAGGATTTGTTACAAAATATGGCTCGTCAAATTGAATTACCAAATTGCTATCTAGTGCTTTAATTTCTTTAATTAATTCTTCATATACAGGGATTAATTTTTCAATTACTTCATATTCATCACCATCAACTTTACTAAGTTTTACGAAAGTAACAGGTCCTATTAAATTTACTTTTGGGGTAATTCCAAGAGTTTTAATTTCATTGTATTCTTCTTTAATTTTTGTAATATCAACTTTAAAATCCATATTAGCATTAATTTCTGGAACAATATAATGATAGTTTGTATTAAACCATTTTGTCATTTCAAGTGCTTTATGAGTTTTATCCCCTCTTGCCATTGCAAAATATCTGTCCATACAGTTTTCAATGTCTTTATAATTTTCCGGAATTGCATTTAAAATTACGCTCATGTCAAGCATATTGTCATAAAAAGAAAAATCATTAATTGATATTAAATCAATACCGGCATTTTTTTGATAAACCCAGTGTCTAATTCTTAGCTCACTTGCAGTTTTTTGAAGGTCTTCTTTGCTTGATTTACCAGCCCAGTAACTCTCAAGCGCTTTTTTGAGCTCTCTTTGTTCCCCGATTCTTGGGAAGCCAATTACATATGTTGCCATTTGTATCCTTTTTTAAGCGCAATTATAACAAAATTATTTTACTTCTTTAAAAGATGTATCCACTTTATAAAGTTTTGTTTTGTAATTTATCTGGTTTTCAAATATATATATATGAAAATCATTCATATAAAACATATCTTCAGCGTTTTGCATATTATATATTTTATTGACAAGTATATCGGTTGCATAATTTAACCAGTTGTATTTTATATCGCTGTTTAAAAGAGTTGCATAGTCGTTGATTTCTAAAGGAGGATTTATAATGGAATTTGCAATTATCAGTTTTTCCCTGTCTTTTTTTTGTGTTAAAAATATAATCGCAGGTGAATAGCAAAGCTGCGGTGAAAAAACTAAAAACGGTTCAATTTCTTTTGATGTTATGGTGGACAAAACCTGTGCGCTTTTTGATATGTCGGTATTTAATATTGTAAATGAATTGTTTAAATCATTATAGTTTATATCAGGAAAATAGAAATTTCTTACAAAAAAAGGATTTTTTGTTTCATAATATAAAAGTTTTTTTGAAATCTGATTGTTTTGCGATATGGTAAAAAGTCTGTCATTTATAAAATTATTAAATAAATTAATCTGGTCTTTAAAATTTAAACCACCGAAATAAACATTTTCAAATGTCTGGTTAAAATCGTTTTTGTTAAAAGTCGGTATAAAAAAAGTTTTGTTATAATCACCAAAAGTTAAGATTTTTGATTTGTTTGTTTCGATATCAATAATATAATTTTGTGGAATGGCTGAGATATTAATATCATTATTATATAAGGAAATATTAAAATCCACTCCTTTTTGAATCAGATAGACATTTATTGAATTAACAATTGAAGGCAGATATTTAAAAAATTTTTGTTTATCAACAATTAATGCAAAAGATACCTTTGAATTTTGTGAATAAAAATTTTCATTAAATATTTCTATGTTTTCAGTAATATTTTTTTCTTTTTTTTCCATATCAGCTGAAATGTTTTTTTCAGTGTTATTAATATCCACTAAAATAGGTGATTCAAAATCAAGTGTTTGTGCCAAAAGAAGGGTGCCTACAATTAAAAAAAATATTTTTTTCATAACAGACTCTTTATTAAAAGAAAATCTTTATAAGCTTCTTTCTTTGCAGAGGGGTTTCTTAGCAGGTAACTTGGGTGAAAAGTAGGAATCACTTTTTTCTCCTTGTATTCAAATATCTGTCCTCTGACCTTGGAAATCGGCATATCTATATCCATCAGATACATAAATGCCGTTTTACCAAGACAGACTAAAATCTCGGGATTTATTATATCAATTTGTTTAAGCAGGTACGGTTTGCAAGTCTGGGCTTCTTCTATAGTAGGGACCCTGTTGTTCGGGGGTCTGCATTTTACTATATTTCCAATGTAAACATCTTCACGGGTTAGTTCTAAAACATTTAAAATAATTTTAGTCAAAAGTTTTCCCGCCCTTCCGACAAAAGGGCGGCCTGTTTTGTCTTCCTCAGCCCCGGGTCCTTCACCTATAAACATAAGATGTGCATTTGGATTTCCTTCTCCAAACACTACATGGGTTCTTGTTTTGCTTAAGTCGCAAAGAGTGCAGTTTAGGCATATTTTTTTGAGTTCTTCCAATTCATTTGGCATTGTGTTATTATTTTCATTTGATTGAAAACCTTCAAAATATTCCACACCGGCTTCTTTTAATTTGTAAAGATGTTTTAATTTAATAAGGTTTTTCACTTATTTCCTTTTGAATATTAATTTCACCGTTAATTTTATATGTAGGATAAGTGATTTTAATATCTTT encodes the following:
- the metE gene encoding 5-methyltetrahydropteroyltriglutamate--homocysteine S-methyltransferase, producing the protein MATYVIGFPRIGEQRELKKALESYWAGKSSKEDLQKTASELRIRHWVYQKNAGIDLISINDFSFYDNMLDMSVILNAIPENYKDIENCMDRYFAMARGDKTHKALEMTKWFNTNYHYIVPEINANMDFKVDITKIKEEYNEIKTLGITPKVNLIGPVTFVKLSKVDGDEYEVIEKLIPVYEELIKEIKALDSNLVIQFDEPYFVTNPTKKDLEILKKVYERIGKGNFVATYFEHSNEANEVLATTPIEGMFLDFVHGSENSIKTLIESGKKVGIGIVNGRNVWVNDIEKSVAFLKGLAEGYDKNNILVGSSCSLLHVPYTLKYETKMDEDIKSWISYALEKLDEIRVIDKLFRDEALSEYEKEVFEGNKEAIATRKTSSKIHDPVVQDRVSNLTEKDKHRSVPFEERIKLQHENLKYPILPTTTIGSFPQTPELRKLRRDYKNGVISEEEYKTKIKEMIKDCVEFQEQIGLDVLVHGEFERNDMVEYFGEQLSGVAFSQNGWVQSYGSRCVKPPLIYGDVSRPKDMTVEWITYAQSLTEKPMKGMLTGPVTMLNWSFVRDDQDKRVTAYQMAIAIRDEVEALEAAGIKVIQVDEAALREGYPLRNEKRKDYEDWAITSFRITTSSVKPETQIHTHMCYSEFSDIMDAIEDMDADVISIENARSDNSLLKIFKERGYKGEIGPGVYDIHSPRIPSKEEIVEQIKAILEVLPKEKVWINPDCGLKTRKWEEVRPSLKNMVDATIEVRKSL
- a CDS encoding uracil-DNA glycosylase codes for the protein MKNLIKLKHLYKLKEAGVEYFEGFQSNENNNTMPNELEELKKICLNCTLCDLSKTRTHVVFGEGNPNAHLMFIGEGPGAEEDKTGRPFVGRAGKLLTKIILNVLELTREDVYIGNIVKCRPPNNRVPTIEEAQTCKPYLLKQIDIINPEILVCLGKTAFMYLMDIDMPISKVRGQIFEYKEKKVIPTFHPSYLLRNPSAKKEAYKDFLLIKSLL